Genomic DNA from Corynebacterium kroppenstedtii:
CAGCGATCCGCATGGTGATCCCATTCCGGACAAAGAGGGCAATGTTGCCGAGACTGATCCTGGCTTGCCGCTAGATACAGCTCAAGAAGGCGATGTCGTTCGTATCGTGCGCATTGCTGACCGTGACTCCGGTCTTTTGCGTTACTTAGCGACGAAGGGAATTGTCCCGGGGGTCAACGTCGCTGTCTTGCCACGTCCCTATGGGGGGATGATGAACATCCAGCTGGTGCCTGAGGGGGAGGGTACCTCCGGCGCGGCTCGCGCAGCTCGCCAGACCGGTGCGGCTCGTGAGACCGGCGCGACCGGCGCAAAAAATTTCGTGGAGAAAACTTTCGCGCCAGCGGGTACCGAAAACGGGGTTGGTATAGCAAGTATCAGCGCGGCGTCGGCGAGGGATATCAGGGTCAAATAGACGATGAGGTGCAGCCCCCGTCGGCAAGCCTTCTACAGGGGGACACAAGAAAATCCGTTAATTGTTACTTGATCGTTACGTAGACCTTATAATCGCAGGTCGAGAACTTTTAAGGTTAGTTTAAAAGCTGCAGATAAGTAGTAAAACCACCCCTTTTGTCGCGATATGGTAGCGGAGCTGAGATAAGCCAACTAGTGTGAGGTGTGTTCGGTACGCGAAAGCGTTCAGGCAACCTAACGTAGTTGTGCGGACACACGCTTGATGCTTCACCGTACGGTGGCGTCCATCGGGCAGTGTTCTTTCTACGTTGTTTAAACAGTGTTATTAAATTTTTTTGTGTAACAATCAGTAAAGGAGATTTACGTGGCTGATCAGAAGTTCATTCAGGCAGTTCTCGAGTCCACCGCTTTCGACAAAAATGGCGACAAGGTCGGCAAAGTTGGCCAGCTTTTCGTCGACAGCAATAGCGGTGAGCCGACGTTCGTTGCCGTGAACACCGGACTCTTTGGTCGCAACAGTTCCCTAGTTCCCCTGGCAGGTGCCAAGCTGAACAACGAGGAACTGCATGTTGCTCACACGAAGGATGAGATCTCGGACGCTCCGAACATCTCCGACACCGACGAAGGCTTGGAGCCTGAGGAAGAGGAGCGCCTCTACAAGCACTACGGTCTGACCACTCAGGACTCCGCACAGACCACCGATCGTGGAAACGCTGCTCAGGCCGGAACCGCCGCTGGTACCGGTGCTGCCGCTGGAACAGCTGCTGGCACGGCCGGTCGCCGTGAAGAGTCTGCGAAGACAACATCCGCTGATACCAAGAAGACCTCCGCGGACACGAGCGGAAAGAAAGCTGCTACCGCTGACGACGGCTCCGTGATCCGTTCCGAAGAGCAGCTGAACGTTAACAAGGAGAAGGTTGCTTCCGGCCGTGCTCGCCTGCGCAAGTACGTCGTCGAGGACACCGAGACCGTTGAGGTCCCCGTTAGCCGCGAAGAGGTCAAGGTTGAGCGCGAGAAGCTCTCGCCGGAGGAAGCCAAGAAGCTGGGCAACGCCCGTATTGGCGAAGAGAACGCCGACGTTGTGCTTCACGAGGAGCAGGTCAACGTAGACAAAGAGACCGTACCGGTGGAGAAGGTCAACCTGAACAAGGAGACCGTCACCGACAAGCAGAAGGTTTCCGAGGACCTCAAGAAGGAACGCGTCGAGTTCCAGGACGAGACCAAGGACGGCAAGAAGTAGTCCTGGGCCTACGAGCACCATGGCCCTGTAAGTCCATGAGTCCTTGAGTCCGTGGGGGCTCACGAGACTCCAGTGTGGAGCCATATTCACGGGACTCGGGGGATTGGTTCCCCTTCACAAGTGGCCTTAAGGCGTGCCTACCAGTGCGGTGGGCACGCCTTTTGCTTTGTCTGGGACCGTGTGCTGGTGTTTGACCCTGTTTTGTGTTTTGTTTTGTGTTCTTACCTCGGTCTGAGGGGTTCCTCTGTGGCTCCCAGGTGGTGTGTGGCTGCCCGGGGTTTTGTGCCTGCGGGTTGGAAAACTGCGGGGGTATATCTGGGTCAACACTGAGAACTGCGGGGGAATATGGTCAATTTTTGGCGATTTTTCGCCCATATCCCCCCGCAGTTCTCTATCCCAGGCGTGACAACTCCTAGCCGTGTCCCGCTAACTTTCCCCAATCGCCCATCTCTCACCGTTCCTCGCGGTTCTCACCACTGTCTCCTGCCCGGCCCCCACGTCCCATCACGATCTCTCATCGTTCCCTGTGGCCGTCGTCGCGACGCTCCCTTCGGTTTCTGTCATCGGAAACCTTGCTAAGGAATTTTTCGACAATCCGCCGGGTCTGTAGCGTCTCGGTGAGGAAGCCGTCGTGCCCGGTCGGTGTGGTGATTTTTGACAGGCCAATGAAGTTACCAAGGTTGCGCGACAGGTGTTCTTGCTGGTGAAACGGGTAGAGGATGTCAGAATCGACGCCGACAACCATGATCGGGACGGTGCATTCGCCGAGGACGGCGTTCATGCCGCCGCGCCCGCGTCCGATGTCGTGGCGGTTGAGCGCGTCGGTGAGGATCACGTAGCTTCCGGCGTCGAACCGCGCGGCAAGCTTGGAAGCCTGCGAATCCAGGTAGCTTTCGATGGAAAAGCGCTGGTCACGGGACCGGTAGGGGCCGTACGGGTCTTCGTTGCGCTGCGGGTCGGCGCCGAATCGCTCGTCGAGCTCAAGCTCACCCCGATAAGTTAGGTGTGCAATGCGACGCGCCTGGCCGATTCCGTGAGTGGGCGCGCGCCCGGTGCCGTAATAGTCGCCGCCCTGCCAATCGGGGTCGGCCTCGATGAACCGGATTTGCGCAGACTGAATGCCGATTTGCCACGCGCTCGCTCGGGCGGAAACCGCGATAACCAGTGCCGACGCGACCACGTCGGGGAACATGATGCACCATTCCAGGGCCCGCGCCCCGCCCATCGATGCGCCGACGACGGCGTGAAGCCGCCGGATGCCGAGTTGTTCCAGCGCGCAGTGTTCGGCGTCGACCATGTCCCGCATGGATAGGGCCGGGAAGCGCGACCCCCACGGTGCTCCATCAGGACTTATCGACGACGGGCCCGTGCTGCCATTGCAGCCTCCCAGGACATTCGTGCAAAGGATGAGGTAGCGGTCTGTGTCGAAGCCGAGGCCTGGGCCGATGAGCCCTTGCCACCATTCGGCGGCGTTGCCATCGCCCGTGAGAGCATGCTCGATGAGGATTATCGGGCGGTCGAGAGGGTTTGGGAGAGGGGTGGCGTCTGGCGTTAGATCGGGCGCGTCGGCTGCATCGCTGGTGTCGGGCGCGACGTCGCCTGGTGCTATGTCCGGTGTGGCGTTGGTCGGGGTTGTGTAAAAAGCGTAGATGCGGAGTGACGCACCAGGTAGTGGCACACCAGCCTCCGTCACCCATGGGTCGTCGGCCGGTGAGAAAGGCACGTCGACGTACTGCCCATTGGGCGGAAGCTCTACCTGTTCGGCCACGGCCGACACCTCCTTATTGTCTGGCGCGCCCCACCCCGCACAACACACGGGTGTACGAAACACAACCAAAGGGCCGGCCATCGTTGCGCGGCCAGCCCTTCGTCGGCAAGAAGATTAACCCGGAGAAGATTAACCTCAAAGAAAATTAGCCTAGAAGATTAAACCTGCTCAAAGGCCTGTTTGAGGTCGTTGATGATGTCGTCGATGTCCTCGATGCCGACGGAGAGTCGGATGGTCGACTCGTTGATTCCCGCGGCACGCAGCGCCGGCTCATCGGACTGGGAGTGCGTGGTCGAGGCCGGGTGGACAACCAGCGACCGCACGTCGCCCACATTGGCCAGGTCCGAGTGCAGTTTCAAGGCATCGATGAACTTCCATGCCGTGTCGCGCCCGCCATCGATGTCGAATGAGAACACCGAGCCCGGGTATTTCAGCCCCAGCTTCTCCTTGACCGAATACCATGGCGAACTCTTCAGCCCAGGGAAGTTAACCTTCGTGACCTTCGGATTGCTTTCCAGATATTCAGCGACTTTCTGCGCATTTTCGTTATGTTTTGCGATGCGCAGAGATAAGGTATCCAACCCTTGGGCCGTGACCCACGCGTTAAACGGCGATGGCGTCGCACCCGTATCGCGGAGCAACCCCGCGCGAGCCTTCAACCCGAACGCCACATTCCCCAGGTCCGCGTACTTCAACCCGTGGTAGGCGGGATCCGGCTCGACAAAATCGGGGAACAGCGGCTTGCCGTCGCGCTCGACCGTCCAATCGAACTTTCCGCCGTCGATCAGCACACCACCAAGCCCGGACCCGTTGCCGGTGTAAAACTTCGTCAACGACGCCACAACAACGTCGGCACCGAGCTCCAAAGGACGAACAGCAGCCGCCGTCGCCACAGTATTGTCGACAATCAACGGTACGGAATGCTTATGAGCAACCTCCGCGATCGCGGGAATGTCCAGGATATCGGCCTGCGGGTTCGCGAACGTCTCGCCATAAAACGCCACCGTGTTGTCCTTCGCGGCCGCGTCCCACGACTGCGGATCGTCCGGATCCTCCACGAACGTGACCTCAATCCCGAGCCGACGGAACGTGTGCGCCAACAGCGTCTCCGTGCCGCCGTACAAGCGCGGCGACGACACAATATGCGACCCTGACCTCGCGATATTCAGGAACGCCGCCGTCTCCGCCGCCTGGCCGGATGCGAAGAGGACCGCATGCGTTCCACCCTCAAGGGAAGCCAACCTATTTTCGACGGCGGCCACCGTCGGATTTGTCAGGCGCGAGTAAATCGGGCCCTCGTCCTCCAGGCCGAAGCGCTGTTTGGCGTGCTCGGCGGAGTCGAAAACGTATGAGGACGTGAGGTAAATGGGGAGGTTTCGTGAGCTTGTCTCACTATCGACGGGCTGGCCGGCGTGGATGGCGCGGGTCTCGAAGCCCCACTGGTCGGCGTTGCTGTTGTCGTACTTGGTTGTCATGGTGTTTCCTCGTGATTCGTTGTGTTGGTTTTGTGTGGTGGTTTTGTTGCCGCCGAGCTTGTGTGGCCGTCGGTTCTCGGGGCGTTTGCCCCAAACGTTTTCCTGCCTTCCGAGGCGGCGTAACCGCTTGTAGAAAAGGGTGCGGTCGTGCCCGGCGGTGAGCTCTTTCGAACTCGTAAAACGAGATTAATGTACTGCTCGGTCTAGTGCAAACCGCTCTGTCTATTTTGCGCATATACACGCAGGTGAGAGCTATGAAAAAATCTAGACCAAGCGGTATGTAGATTGTGTGCTGTACGACGTTTTCCTTCATGTTCAGTGGGATGGGAATCTTACGTTGGTGATGCTCACGCGTTGACCGATTCGGCTAGCCAGATGTTGTCGCGCGGGCTTTGCGCCCGCGCGCTGGAAAACTGTGGGGGTATATCAGGGTCGGTTGTGAAAACTGTACGGGTGTCGCTATTTCGTCGACGAGGCGGACTCGTTTGAGGTTCGGGCCGAGCGCAGGCGGGCGAGGACTCCGCTCCAGGTGTCGTCGGTGGGTTTTGATGCGTCGGCGGGTCGTGGTCTGGCAGTCAGTCCATCGGCGCGCTTCGATCCTGCGTCAATCGAGACAGTTCTTTTCGACGACGTCACGCCGGGCCTGCGCCTGCTGACTTTGGAGCTCACGCTGGTGACCGCCGTGACATCGGCATTCCGCGGGGCTGTGTGGTGGCCGACCCCGCCCATTCCCGGCCTGCCACTGGGGATCGTGAGAGCGGTTCAGGTTGCCGACGTTGCTGGGGTTTGTTCGGGCGGGGGTC
This window encodes:
- the metX gene encoding homoserine O-acetyltransferase MetX, with the protein product MAEQVELPPNGQYVDVPFSPADDPWVTEAGVPLPGASLRIYAFYTTPTNATPDIAPGDVAPDTSDAADAPDLTPDATPLPNPLDRPIILIEHALTGDGNAAEWWQGLIGPGLGFDTDRYLILCTNVLGGCNGSTGPSSISPDGAPWGSRFPALSMRDMVDAEHCALEQLGIRRLHAVVGASMGGARALEWCIMFPDVVASALVIAVSARASAWQIGIQSAQIRFIEADPDWQGGDYYGTGRAPTHGIGQARRIAHLTYRGELELDERFGADPQRNEDPYGPYRSRDQRFSIESYLDSQASKLAARFDAGSYVILTDALNRHDIGRGRGGMNAVLGECTVPIMVVGVDSDILYPFHQQEHLSRNLGNFIGLSKITTPTGHDGFLTETLQTRRIVEKFLSKVSDDRNRRERRDDGHRER
- a CDS encoding YsnF/AvaK domain-containing protein, whose product is MADQKFIQAVLESTAFDKNGDKVGKVGQLFVDSNSGEPTFVAVNTGLFGRNSSLVPLAGAKLNNEELHVAHTKDEISDAPNISDTDEGLEPEEEERLYKHYGLTTQDSAQTTDRGNAAQAGTAAGTGAAAGTAAGTAGRREESAKTTSADTKKTSADTSGKKAATADDGSVIRSEEQLNVNKEKVASGRARLRKYVVEDTETVEVPVSREEVKVEREKLSPEEAKKLGNARIGEENADVVLHEEQVNVDKETVPVEKVNLNKETVTDKQKVSEDLKKERVEFQDETKDGKK
- a CDS encoding O-acetylhomoserine/O-acetylserine sulfhydrylase, whose protein sequence is MTTKYDNSNADQWGFETRAIHAGQPVDSETSSRNLPIYLTSSYVFDSAEHAKQRFGLEDEGPIYSRLTNPTVAAVENRLASLEGGTHAVLFASGQAAETAAFLNIARSGSHIVSSPRLYGGTETLLAHTFRRLGIEVTFVEDPDDPQSWDAAAKDNTVAFYGETFANPQADILDIPAIAEVAHKHSVPLIVDNTVATAAAVRPLELGADVVVASLTKFYTGNGSGLGGVLIDGGKFDWTVERDGKPLFPDFVEPDPAYHGLKYADLGNVAFGLKARAGLLRDTGATPSPFNAWVTAQGLDTLSLRIAKHNENAQKVAEYLESNPKVTKVNFPGLKSSPWYSVKEKLGLKYPGSVFSFDIDGGRDTAWKFIDALKLHSDLANVGDVRSLVVHPASTTHSQSDEPALRAAGINESTIRLSVGIEDIDDIINDLKQAFEQV
- a CDS encoding metal-dependent transcriptional regulator, which translates into the protein MHVSDLPDRTQDYLKVIYDLGEWNSGPVTSTRIGDVLGQKASTVSEALKRLVQQGLIVHEAYKPIELSSTGRPLALQMVRRHRLLEMYLCEYVGYSWDEVHDEAEHLEHAVSDTFVERIAALMGNPTSDPHGDPIPDKEGNVAETDPGLPLDTAQEGDVVRIVRIADRDSGLLRYLATKGIVPGVNVAVLPRPYGGMMNIQLVPEGEGTSGAARAARQTGAARETGATGAKNFVEKTFAPAGTENGVGIASISAASARDIRVK